A window of Zingiber officinale cultivar Zhangliang chromosome 5A, Zo_v1.1, whole genome shotgun sequence contains these coding sequences:
- the LOC121982475 gene encoding PHAF1 protein At3g51130-like encodes MQHLQHQPRSGASAAPRRRCEGTAMGAITLDLRPGLGIGPFTLGMPLHEAIAQLELQRNIYDDIYAKYCDEEPLNMDIVISFPDHGFHIRFDPWSQRLRLIEVYDVKRLQMRYAMSLIGGPSTLATFVAVYTLFGPTFPGTYDKDRGTYTLFYPGLSFAFPIPSQYAYCCQNAEVSTELPLEFPDGTTPVACRVCIYDGSSDSKVGVGSLLDQAIVPPLPAGSLYMEEVHAKLGEELWFTVGGQHIPFGASPQDIWTELGPPCGIYQKQVDQMVIHSASDPRPRTTLCGDYFYNYFSRGLDILFDGQTHRIKKFVLHTNFPGHSDFDSYMKCNFVIYDSDVEGTIQIGKMTKNCITSSTKWEQIKEILGDSGPAAIQTQGSMNSPFGSTFVYGYPNVAFEIMKNGHIATVTLFRS; translated from the exons ATGCAGCATCTGCAGCACCAACCGAGATCGGGAGCGTCGGCGGCTCCTAGGCGGAGGTGCGAGGGCACGGCCATGGGCGCCATCACCCTTGACCTTCGCCCGGGCCTTGGCATCGGGCCCTTTACCCTTg GCATGCCTTTGCATGAAGCAATTGCCCAGTTGGAACTTCAACGTAATATTTATGATGACATCTATGCGAAGTATTGTGATGAG GAACCCCTGAACATGGACATTGTCATTAGCTTTCCTGATCATGGTTTTCATATTCGTTTTGATCCTTGGTCACAG AGGCTACGTCTTATTGAAGTGTATGATGTCAAACGGTTGCAAATGCGATATGCGATGTCTCTGATTGG TGGCCCTTCTACACTTGCTACTTTTGTAGCAGTATATACACTTTTTGGACCTACATTTCCTGGAACTTATGACAAAGATAGAGGGACATACACCTTATTTTACCCA GGATTGTCCTTTGCTTTTCCTATCCCTAGCCAATATGCATATTGCTGCCAGAATGCAGAAg TTTCAACTGAGTTGCCTCTTGAATTTCCTGATGGAACAACTCCAGTAGCATGCCGGGTTTGCATATATGATGGTTCTTCAGATAGTAAGGTTGGTGTAGGATCACTTTTAGACCAAGCTATAGTCCCTCCATTGCCTGCTGGCAGTCTATACATGGAAGAAGTGCACGCTAAG CTTGGAGAGGAATTATGGTTCACTGTTGGAGGTCAGCATATTCCTTTTGGTGCATCACCACAG GATATCTGGACTGAGCTTGGACCTCCTTGTGGAATCTATCAGAAGCAG GTCGATCAGATGGTGATTCACTCAGCTTCTGATCCTCGGCCAAGGACCACTCTTTGCGGTGATTACTTCTACAATTACTTCTCTCGTGGTCTGGACATATTATTTGATGGACAG ACTCACAGAATCAAGAAGTTTGTTTTGCATACAAATTTCCCTGGGCATTCCGACTTTGATTCTTATATGAAATGCAACTTTGTTATCTATGATTCTGATG TTGAAGGTACAATTCAAATTGGAAAGATGACTAAAAACTGTATTACATCTAGTACAAAGTGGGAACAAATAAAG GAGATTCTCGGAGATAGTGGCCCGGCCGCAATCCAGACTCAGGGTTCAATGAACAGCCCATTTGGATCAACTTTTGTCTATGGATACCCAAATGTTGCTTTTGAG ATCATGAAGAACGGGCATATAGCTACTGTTACTCTCTTCAGATCTTAA